gtgtaacATTTGAAAATGCATTGTAGAAGGTTCATGAAAGTGTAAAATGTGGAATGTTTTGCTTTTTAGATAGTGTGTGTATTCTTGATATTGTAGGGTAAATAGTAGTGGAAAGGATTTCATAGTTTTTCAGTAATCATGGCATGGGGAGAGTCTGAATTGAAGGGTAAGAGTTTGAGGTCTGTAGTGCCAGTAAGCTTTAGCTCTAGTGGCATCTCCTTCCCTTATAAGTTCTAGGTAGAGGGTGAGGTCGTTGTTTCAAGACCCATCATGTACTTGTGTAGCTTAtgaataataaaagaaagtgtTTGAGTTCTGTCGTATGTAAGCTGGCCTTTTAGTTTGTTGTGTCACATATAAGTGTGAAAGGACAATGTGGGTTGTGCATCGGGAGCAATGTATTCTGATTTGGGGAATTGTCATGAGCTAGTGTGCGCTGTTGCTGATGTAATTCAGCTCCGTAGATAAGTGTTCTGTGCACTGTTGTTGATGTATTGTTTCTTCTTTGTAACAATGTTTGCTCAttcatcaaaaataattttttttctttaacgtGGTGTATATGGAGTGTAATAGGCGGATGTTTGAGGATGTGGATGGTTCGGAAGACCAGctgcttgcttcttttagtgAGTTCTTTATTTGACTGGTCttgggcttggggactcacatctagtgattcCCTCCCTCTGTTTCATAGTTCTCTTCtttcttgtatttatatttcttttctgttctttcctcttttcttctttgtgcATTTTGCCTTCTTTGTGCTCTTTTTGCATAAAGTAGCTTTATCAATATGGTCATttcttatttatcaaaataaaaaaattattattaattttttgactaATTCTGTTGTTTGGAAATGAGGATTTTATTCTTTACATGCTGTGTTTGGCAGTGTGGAATTGGGCTTGGAATTGAAATTAAAGCCCTCATCGTGGAAATTCAATAAGTGAGAGATCTAGTTCGATTAAACTGCAAACCTATGTTGCCAAACACTGTCTTTGGATCTTTCTGTTTGTGCTTTCTATTGCTTCTGTCATATTTCCTTTGGATTAGTGGGCAGAATGCTATCATATGCGGATGTTGCCAAACACTGTCTTTGGATCTGTCTGTTTGTGCTTTCTATTGCTTCTGTCATATTTCCTTTGGATTAGTGGGCAGAGTGCTATCATATGCGGAGTACGTGattcattttaataaaaatttcttttgaaagTATAAGTTTAATTAGAATATAGTATAGAATTCTTGAATTGTCTTCCCCCCCCGCCCccccatcttcttcttcctccgcGGGGGGCTTGAGTGTGTTTACTCATGCCAAAACCTGAAGCCAGCCACCCAGAATCTCTCACCCATGGCCAAACAGCCCAAGCTGGCCACTCAAAATCCACGAACTCCCACTTTACAGCAGCAGCACCGCTCTTGTACCCAAATCCTCTCCCCAAAGTACACCAAAACAATCCTTGAATAGGCTGCAGACTGCCATAATCCACAGCACCCCCACCACTCTAATGCCCAAAATCCTCTTCCCCAAAGTACACCAGATCGCCTATAAAAAATCCTCAAACATGCCGCCGCAACTGACACAATCAAAGCTCCCTTCAGTCTAGAGAACCCAGTCAAAGCCTGACAATCGAATTAAAGTCTGTCCACAACCCAAAATCCGCAACCCAGTATACAAAGCCGCATTTGTGGACACATAGCTGTCATACCACTCACTGCCACTgccaacccaaacccaccacacACAACCAACACCAACGCCATGACCCCCCACACATCTCTAAAGAAATTTAGGAAATTATGCCCCTACTGGCCCCTCTGTTGTTGGGTTTGGAGTGAGAATGTATAGATGGGTCAAGTTATGGAGCAATTTTGATGCTGACCAACATCAAAGGAActaattgttgttgtttctcTTTGCTAGAGTGATTGTTCAATTGCCAACTTCTGAAATCCTAAGGGATaggagaaagaaaggaaaaagaaaaagaagatcaTGGAGagagaagataaagaaaaaaatccaatgaattttagaatttttttttttattaaattttattttaacatgtattatttagtaaaataaatCACGTGTGGTGCAcataataacattttttgtgtACTGAGCCAATGGGAGTATGTCAGGAGGGCCAATTTGATCATTTCCCTAACCTTAGgagtttaaaatttcaaattaaattccTAAGGTTAATTCTGACTTTAGATAACCTTCAGAGGCCTGGGATTATTATTGTGGACTGATGTTTTTTGTTTAAGACGAATGGAGAGTATGTGAATCATATTATGCTGCATTGTGAGTATTCTAGGGAATTATGGTCTTTGGTTTTGTGCCTATTTTTGATGTACAATACAATGGTTTATGCCCTGCGGTGTGGTGGACTTGTTGGATTGTTTGACGGATCAGTTTGGCAAACGTAGGGGTGGCAACAGCTGGAAGGCCATTCCTTTGTGCCTTATGTGGATCATTTGGCGTGAACGGAATAATTGGGCTTTTGAAGGAATAGAGCACACAACAACAGAGCTTAAGATGATTGTATTAAAATCTTTGTTTGACTGGATGGCTGTAACACCCCCGTACTTGAGCTTCACATTTTTTgattctaataaaatttcttatttacctataaaaaaaaaaaaatcaatttaaaagaTCATAGGATAAGTTTAATTTTAACTCAAGATTTAGTGgatgtttttgcattttctcCTAGATTATATGTGGAAAGCTCAGCACTGTGAGGTCCTTGCAATCTTGAGTTTCCTTACACTTCTTTCTAGATTTGTCACAGCATTTGCCTACCTTTTCTTCTCCCTATAGGAGCATACGTTGTGTTTTCCGGATTCATCTTGTTCGTGTTTAAACATCTGTCattgtaaaaataatttatcccttgagtttacatttttatttgcTCATTTTGGTGTTGGGTGGACAAGTTTCAGTTTATAAATGTTTCTAGAGCCTATTTTGTTTTCTCGTACCTATGCAATACTTTCATATGGACATAATTCTCACATTGGATATCACATAGTATTAATGTCAGGATCTGCATGGATGCAAGCAACACGCATGACTAAGAAACTTAATCAATTTAGCCATATCCATCTGTCCAAAATCGTGGGGATTAAATGCTTGTGACTCTTCCACATTCACCTGTCAAACATGCCCAACTCCATTAACATAGGTTTATAAGTTATAATCATGTGGGTGTTTTACCCTATCCTCCTCCCTGcatttcccccctttttttaaaTCGAGGTGTCCTGCTTTTTATTGTTTAGGCAAATGTGGAATTGCTAATCTAGAACCATAATGCTGAATTCAGTTTTATAGCACAGTGGGCTTGTGTTTCTACTTGCATTTTTGCATGTGTGTCACTGTGCTGCCATTTGATTGGCTTTCCCGGTCTTTCTtggtttgtgtttatttttcattttcactctAGTTTTCCTTTTTGAAGGTGAACAATATCTTTTTGTAACACCTGCTATGTTTAATTTGTGTGATAAAAATTCTCTTTGctcaaaaatctattttatctTTCAGAGACGGCACTAAAGCTTGACACTTTGGTTGGTGATATTGAAGACGCTGTATCTTCTGTTATGAACAAAAACCTAAAGAAGCATTCTTCCACACAGAATTCAGATGTGAGTAtcccttttttccctttttttttttttttttttttttggggggggtggtGAGGGGGGCGCTTGGTGGGTGGGGGGTGTTGACTGTGAACTGATTGTTTTACAAATATAGTTTtcttaagttattattattattacatttcTTCAATCTCAATTGTTGTAGGAAATGCGTCTGCTTGCTATCAAAACCCTTAAAATGACCGAAGAAGTTTTAACATCAGTTACAAAGACACGCCCTAAATGGGCACGTCTTGTGTCAGCAGTAGATCACAGAGTAGATCGAGCTCTAGCCGTTTTACGACCCCAGGCAATTGCAGATCATCGGGCCCTTCTTGCATCCCTTGGATGGCCTCCTCCCCTTTCTACCTTGACTTCCTCAAACCCAGATAGAAAATCAGCTGAAGTCCCAAATCCACTTTTCACAATGCAAGGGGACCTCAAACACCAGTACTGTGAAAACTTTCTCGCCTTGTGCAGACTGCAGCAGTTGCAGAGTCAAAGGAAATACCGGCAACTAGAGGGCTTTAACCGGAAAGTTGCTTTGCGCCAGCCTCTCTGGGCTATTGAAGAGCTTGTAAATCCCATATCACTGGCATCCCAACTCCATTTCTCAAAGTGGGTTGATAAGCCAGAATTCATTTTTGCTCTTGTATATAAGATCACTAAGGACTATGTTGACTCTATGGATGAGTTATTGCAACCACTGGTTGACGAAGCAATGCTAGTAGGGTACAGTTGCAGAGAAGAATGGATTTCAGCAATGGTAACCTCCTTATCAACATACTTGGCAAAAGAGATGTTCCCTGTTTATGTTGGTCAACTGGATGAAGAGAGTGCCACTGGTATTCGGTCACAGGCAAGGATTTCATGGCTCCATCTTGTTGACTTGATGATATCTTTTGATAAACGAGTCAGGTCTCTGGTAGAACATTCTGGAATCTTGCTTTCCTTTCAGGAAGATGGGAATCTGCAGAAGATTTCATCTCTCTCTGTCTTTTGTGACCGACCTGACTGGCTAGATTTATGGGCAGAAATAGAACTTAGTGAAGCACTAGATAAGTTGAAGCCTGAGATGGATGATGAGAGAAATTGGAGAATGAAAGTTCAGGGGGCAGTTCTTTCATCTGTTCCTGAGGATTTCAAGTCTCCAGCCGTTTCCAGTGCTTTTCTTCGGCATCTATCATCTATGATTGATCGTTGTCGATCATTGCCTAGCATATCGTTGAGATCAAGGTTTCTCAGATTAGGTGGTGCACCTATTACCCGAAAATTTTTGGATTGCATACTTCAGAGGTGCCAAGAAGCTGAAGGACTGACTGCCTTAACAGATGATGATGCCATTATTAAAGTTGCAAATTCCATTAATGCTGCTCATTACTTTGAATCTGTGATAAAGGAATGGTGTGAGGATGTCTTCTTTCTGGAAATGGAATTGAATCAAGGTGACCAACTGGGATTATCTGGTAGTGAGTATGGCAGTTGTGAAGAGCCAATTAAAGGATCTGAAGGAGGTATTTTTGATGTGGAGATTGGAAAGTTGGGGGAGTTTAGAGCTCAGTGGGTTGAGAAGATATCTGTTGTTATCTTGAGGGGATTTGATGCTCAATCTCGAGATTATATGAAGAACAGAAGGCAGTGGCAGGAAAAGGGCGAAGAAGGTTGGACAGTTTCCAAGTCTTTAGTTGTAGCTTTAGATTATTTGCAAGGAAAAGTTTTGGTAGTTGAAGAAAGTTTGAACAGGATAGACTTTGTCAGGGTCTGGAGAAGTTTGGCAGCTGGGGTAGATAGGTTGGTTTTTCAGAATATTCTTATGAGCAATGTGAAATTTTATGATGGTGGTGTTGAGAGGTTTGACAGTGATTTGCAGGTTTTATTTGGGGTGTTTGGGGCTTGGTGTTTGAGGCCAGAGGGATTCTTTCCAAAAGCAAGTGAGGGCTTGAAGTTGTTGAAAATGGGTGAGAAGCAGCTTCAAGATAGTATGGCAGGAGGTGAGAAATGGATGAAGGATAATGGGATTAGGCATTTGAGTGTAACTGAGACGGAAAAGATAGTAAGGAGTAGAGTATTCAAAAGTTAAAGGCTTTAGAAGCAAACTTTTCCCATTTGTGTATCGTTGTCCCAAGAAGACACTGCAACTTGAAGGAACAACCGGGAGGTTAGCTCGGGTTTATTGAAGCAGTGGTTACCATTTTGTGTACATGGCTCTGGACTTCCTGAACTGACCAATTCATTTTAACAGTACAGTAATTTCCAGTTTCCCTCAACCCACTTCTTACAAAGGTCAACCACTGCTTACGCTCTAGAACATCTCCTGTTCTTAAATTTCAGCCAGGTATGATGTATCTACTGCCTATGTGGCAGGTGTGCTTAATAAATTGTAAATGTGGTTCAAGGAAAACCACTCCATTcgttattaaattataattactaTTTGTTTTAGCAATTGAAATGGATATACAATTTACGTCTTTTTGTGGTTTCATGACATTATAGTGTGAAAGTAAATGTCTGGACATCTATGTGTGAAGTGCCATAGGTCTGCTAATAAGAGGGATGATGAAATCTTTCAAGCTTCTGgccaaagaaaaaatttaaaataaaataatgaagaCATCTTTCAAGGTGTAtacttgcatttgtttcttgatctgctttcttttttacttttgtgtTTCTTAGGACCATTTTGGGTGAGAAGAGTTGAACAATCTCCAGGCTCCTAAGTCATTGAATGGATCTCTCAGAAGGGAATAATGGTAGTAATGGTGtttccttcaaatttttaacaaaattccTGATTCTATGACTCAAAATACATGTGAAATTTGGAACTTTGAGAACCTACTGCGATTTACTCCTGTAAACATCAAGGGAAATTTTATCTTATATCTTTTGTAGGCCCTACGAATCAAGATAGTTAAAAACTGTCCTGAATCTAGGTTCGATACATTTAAAGCGAATCATGGCTACTCTAGCTAGGCAACTGCTCAAATATGGTCGGCACTGGCTGATGATGTAGGGCGTGGGACATGTGAATTATAGTGTGCAAGGACTGGGTTTgtagagaaattttattagagCTCCAAAGTTTTCTTTTTGGACCAAGTGACAAGATAGATTCCATAACAAGTCCCATACTTGCAATGAGTTAAACACAAGACCTCATCAAAATGGAAAACAAATTAGTTGAGTCGATGATTTGTGAGAAGAATTTTGAAACAGAAAGTAGTAAGCACATattttactactatttaaagatccctttatttgatggcaagAAATTAGAGgataaaatctctaaaattaggAATGTTGACAGGAAAATGGGTTCACTTACCTGCATCCCCTTCAagggttattttattttatattttatattatattattattattattattattttttgggaaaaaacaaaaaacaaaaagccttGCCTTTACTTGCATATGAGTGGTGAATATAATGATGGCTGTCACTCATGATGGACTTGGATAAAATCAAGTGATTGCAAGAAGTAGGAAGTGTCAGAGTATCCGACTATGCTTAACTTCGTaagaggcttttttttttttttttttttttttttttttgaggataaacTTCGTAAGAGCTGAAGGTATAATAAGATAGGTCTATCTTAATATATGTGGCTCATGTGTGCTTGTTGACACAAACGATTGTGTAATAACAATATAATACTACAAAtgcaacaaattttacaaattgttgaaaCGATAAGTTATGATTATTAgtacaatattaatttcatattaGACTACTACTATaatcacttttattatacatcaaTCATAACTTACCACCTACCTTGATAATTGTGGAAAAGATTAATGTTGtcattaaatttattagtttgtaTATATGGTTTGATAAATAACTTTCCTATTCTGTTCTGAGCCAAATATTCGACGGTCATAATTTAGTCTGCCCTTCAAGATGGTATCTAGTTATTTATTAGCCATACGGTAAAAAACAGatagcaaaaaatattttcgaATTTAGTACTAAAGTTTGACAGCAACAAAACATAATGTACGGACATGCTAGAAGCATATAGCTAGGTGTAACGTATAAAGGAGACACTGTTGCTCACTGACAGGGCAGCTTGGCCGTTGGTCTCACATGTCCCCTACAGTGGACGAAAACAATGCCAAAGAAGGACCACAATGGCGTGTGCTGTGAGTACTGGTTCTTGTCCTGGACTCTATAAAGCTTGTAGGGGCTAACCTATAAACTGTAAGATCTATCAAGTAACTTGTTTCTTATCGTTTTTATATTTCTGAATTGCTTTGCTTGCATTGCGTGACCTATCAAAGGtctcttccttttgtttttttctttgcataatAAAAAAGTGGGTTCCCCCACACCATGCGTACCACGTGAACTTTCAAAGGTCTTTCCTTAGCTTGACAGTTGACATACTGGCATTGGTTGATGACTTGATGTTGCTAAAATAGGACAGGCAATATTTAAGTGTCACTGTAGAATGCCATCTTATAGGCAGGGCACACAACCGTATATAGGTCACTGTAGAATGTTAATTTGAAAGAGATCTCACATACAAGTCTGATAAATGGTGGGGTCAAAATGGACTTCGCTGTGAgtttgaagttcaatttttcaTGCATGGTATTCATGATGTGTAGCCGCATATATAATCTGTTTGTGGAACCGGTCTAATTAAGAACAATGCTATCAGAAGATCATAATTGAAGGGAAGTGTATAGTATAGGAGACGTGGCTGGAAGAAGGGACGACAGATTTTGAGGAAGGCAATATCTTCAAGGTCAATAATGTTAAAGTAGTCCTTATTTTTCCTTATCCTTTGGCTCTTTTACTCGAAACTAATCACTGCAACACTGGTTTCACTTGTACctctcctctgtctctctctctgtctctctctctctctctttgctacAATTAGGACAGACCAATTTGAGCAACAGTGGCTGCATGCAATTACTGCTGGAAGCAGAAGATTTATAACTGTTTAGGTTTTTGCAGAGTGCATGAAGTACAATGGATAGCCTGAAATTGAACACCAACACTTCACAGATTTCTTTCTAGACATATATATGTGTTAGGGTTTTAGGTTGTCACAAAATTAATCAATTCTTagtcaaataattaattagattaattatgcTTTAGATTTCAATTGAATATCATCACACAAACATAGATCACATAAGACACCAaaatgataacctaggaaaaccgaTGAAATAACCAGTGACGGTTTCAGGAATTCTTTTCAGGAtggtcattaaaaaatataaattatacaatatttaataaaaaaagatagttatatctcattatcaatgctacaagtaatatctctttcaaaattttagttaaataaaatttttcttggatttttctttttgtttgtaaagacacaatatattgttaaaaggatcaaagtttgactacaaacttagttgtaacctaagattacaactttcactaaacaaattaatatgacTACATATTCATGATCAGGTTCACTATCCTCTCAAGAttgagagtctatgaaattagaaatcgtgagatttattattcagatAATAGttgttaattaaataattaatctcataacagtctagttcaatatgtcttacaCACTTAAGACACATTAATACATCAACTAGGTTGTCACAAAATTAATCAATTCTTagtcaaataattaattagattaattatgcTTTAGATTTCAATTGAATATCATCACACAAACATAGATCACATAAGACACCAaaatgataacctaggaaaaccgaTGAAATAACCAGTGACGGTTTCAGGAATTCTTTTCAGGGtggtcattaaaaaatataaattatacaatatttaataaaaaaagatagttatatctcattatcaatgctacaagtaatatctctttcaaaattttagttaaataaaatttttcttggaattttctttttgtttgtaaagacacaatatattgttaaaaggaccaaagtttgactacaaacttagttgtaacctaagattacaactttcactaaacaaattaatatgacTACATATTCATGATCATGTTCACTATCCTCTCAAGAttgagagtctatgaaattagaaatCGTGAGATTTATCATTCAGATAATAGttgttaattaaataattaatctcataacagtctagttcaatatgtcttacaCACTTAAGACACATTAATACATCAACTAGAAATCTCCatttccatgatcaagacagaCCATCTTTGTTGATGTGTTATAGTCTTTGCAAATGAAATgctcaatttcatcaccgactacgaattacattttgagtttacaaggaacttttgatttatatcttttataattaaatcacataaattgCATACAATGCATCTCACGGACTATGATAATATCCAATTAGTTCATTTacaaatagtctcatataattaaacaatctaattatttataacatgccaataaattggatattAGGGCTTAAACCATAATAGTTTTTCCATTCAAGAAAATTCGATAGTGCTGGATCTATTTATTATGAGTATTGTAAAAGGTTACACTTAGGTAAACGTGGTAAATTTGGatatcggatgttatttactatttgatccataaatttattttttgcgtataattttagactacaaaaacttgaaaattaaacatttgattgatgacataagctatttatctttaattttcttgaagttttgcaagcatggaggatataagaaaaaaaaatgtaatctaattgtggaattgttaaaattcatacctaataaaaaaatattgagtggagttgtagccttaatctacaaccaagtttgttactaaactttgtccaaagtTTAATTCTATTggacctaaaaaaatttagggtggtcacacaTTTTctttaaggtaaaaaaatcataaattttttaaattttatatataataatgactttttttttttttttccaggccagggtggtcttgtgaccaccctGACTCTTAGAGCTACTAGTGGAAATAAccgtttcatagtaaaaaaaacttgggaggatttaacttaacAATCCTCAAGACAACAAACCCACTAGAATATAATGGAATTTTGTACAATttatttaaccctaaatctactACTACCTCATATAGTACTTACTCATGTGACTAGTGACCGCACGTAGCGTTGAGATTCACAAACTCTTCTATTTTGAACGGTTGCACATGAACTACTCATTCGTGACTTCAAGATCCACTCTCAAAGTTTTAACTAGTAACTATAGTCAATTGGTTGTAGCAACTTCACTGATCACTGGATCTTTTGTATGCACGTAGGCTTTTGTTGATGCTTTAAGAGGACTTGGAAAATTTTAGATCTTTGTATAGAAACATTGCCCTCTTGTGTATGTAAACACGTGCTCTAGAATTTGTATTTATATGTACTTGAGTTGCACCAAAATCCTAGATCAAACGGttgtaaaaataaactaaatttcCAATATGTATGAATCTTGATTAGTCGAGATGTGTAGTTAGACAAGTTGAGATAAATGGATTTCAACTTGTCAAGCTGCAGCATTTCAACGGTCTATTTTCTACTTCTTTGAATCTTCCACTATTTTGAACCTAATTTGTCTTGATCAAATATAATCCAATGTAATTCTATCTAgacaaaaaaagttttaaactgTTATATTTGTTCATGGTTGGCAATCTAAATATGGACTTTGCAATATGATTTTATCTAAATACACATCATTattcttttcttaaatttttttttttttttttttttttttttttttttttttttttttttttttttttttttttttatctaggttaaaaaaaatcgATTAACACCAATGAGTGACCAAGTCATAAGGGTGGCAATGTTTTGACATGACTAGAAAACACAACACGCTTGGTGTTTAGAGAAAATAGGTTTGTGTCAAAAGAGGTCAACATGCTTTAACACAATTAATAAATTGTTCAATTTCGTGTTTACTTGCTTAACTCACAATCAACTTGAAATAGCCcaattcatataaataaatgtcactaaaaaaaaaatgatagtttttagaccccttaaaacacaattgatttaacctagataattagccaagttgttacttagtctaatttaacaaatttaggttatcacaattacaaagttcatatcatgcaaagcagcggaaagataaataatacaagatatgatcacctaggaaaccaaaccgataaaaacttggagaggatttgacctaactatcctcaaggtaaacttgaatccactatcttgaaagaatcgaaattcatacaataagacttataagccctcacgctcgacttcttattgctacaaaccagtagaacttattgacactaccacgtgcaagctccgaatccacggactccttctttcttggattcaccaccagatacaagcatacccgcttgtgttttctttaaacttcaatggcagcaaccgagttgatcatcaaggtgtagaaaatatcttttccttgaaaaccctaagtttgtgtaaaggaaagcttcTCTAGATCTGACaaaagatttacacaaacaacaatatgagcaacactaaaacgtggttagggtttgccttttatacttagaacaaattagaaaaccctaaaatgttttaaacaactagggctgagttggaaatctgcagaaaaaaacattctgctTGAGATTTAATCTATCGAGCCTAAGCTTtaatcgatcgagccaggccgaaatgcataatTATTTCTGTATTAGCTCGATtctaactttacataaaatacacaactttgagcaagactaaaacacttctaaacatattgttttgatcatggtttgccaacaatacacattagagttgtaaatacataaatacctaagtctttagaacctaacaaaaaatttaatagttggGGGTGAGGTAATACGAATCCTAGATGTCTCTATCGTAAATATTTGGATGTGCTAGTTATTGAGCTACAAAGCTCTTgacaatttcatttttatctaatataaattagaattctaaatataattgagtaaaaaaagagtcattttctaaaaagtattttctataaactatcttttttttattttatttattatgtttggTAGTAACCTTAAATGATTTGAAAAACTATCTCCTAACTTCATTTATTTAGCTTGCTGTgagatagagttttttttttatttttttatttttttattttttttttaaattagtggaaaacaatctctaaaaataagtcatattttttttgttgactgAAGATAATCTTTctttgactcattttttctaATGTTAGCAACTATCTTTATACAAAgttttccattgaaacaaacagagtgttatagtgataaaaattttattgaaactctAAAATCCCTAATTCTTTTACtcaaaacaaagtaaaaattaatatttttttcactttatttttcttaaattgtgTATCAAACGAGTTAAAATGAATTGTGTTGTGTTAACCCTCTCTAATAAATAGATTGTGTTTAGGTTGAAATGTTTTGACACAATTACTAAATAGGTTGAGTTAGAGTTTGATGACGTTGAGAATTATCACCAAtaagtcacaccgtactcgcgagttaacgaacctgcacaacaagaacgaacGGAAGAAGAacccttagagagcaccggtgtggtgccggccaaaagccctccgaaggtcaagtcagaattcgtcccttgagttattttgaggcgttagagagggtcaaatcatcttaccttgatttgcgtgaatattactcctttttatagtggtagagagttgcttttcttcttaacctccagatctttccaatgtgggactttgatacaatttcccttattggatcttagggcttttctaggcaaatagagatttcggatcatgggcccttacCATGTCTGTCTGCGATGGGCCTTCAGAACGCGTGGGCCCATCTTTACAAAGACCAAACAGTACccatccgt
The Quercus lobata isolate SW786 chromosome 10, ValleyOak3.0 Primary Assembly, whole genome shotgun sequence DNA segment above includes these coding regions:
- the LOC115963296 gene encoding RINT1-like protein MAG2, whose protein sequence is MDYEHSFQTLPVSNTLSSSVLSFLNDKFRARTDLAGAPALVSELRTRCSDLDRTLTDLNRSLGASLVAYASFSDRFDAVFDDLSAKLIRLRSSTCSPTSSFSDGGGEGNGKAEKILGEELPALAKEVARVETVRIYAETALKLDTLVGDIEDAVSSVMNKNLKKHSSTQNSDEMRLLAIKTLKMTEEVLTSVTKTRPKWARLVSAVDHRVDRALAVLRPQAIADHRALLASLGWPPPLSTLTSSNPDRKSAEVPNPLFTMQGDLKHQYCENFLALCRLQQLQSQRKYRQLEGFNRKVALRQPLWAIEELVNPISLASQLHFSKWVDKPEFIFALVYKITKDYVDSMDELLQPLVDEAMLVGYSCREEWISAMVTSLSTYLAKEMFPVYVGQLDEESATGIRSQARISWLHLVDLMISFDKRVRSLVEHSGILLSFQEDGNLQKISSLSVFCDRPDWLDLWAEIELSEALDKLKPEMDDERNWRMKVQGAVLSSVPEDFKSPAVSSAFLRHLSSMIDRCRSLPSISLRSRFLRLGGAPITRKFLDCILQRCQEAEGLTALTDDDAIIKVANSINAAHYFESVIKEWCEDVFFLEMELNQGDQLGLSGSEYGSCEEPIKGSEGGIFDVEIGKLGEFRAQWVEKISVVILRGFDAQSRDYMKNRRQWQEKGEEGWTVSKSLVVALDYLQGKVLVVEESLNRIDFVRVWRSLAAGVDRLVFQNILMSNVKFYDGGVERFDSDLQVLFGVFGAWCLRPEGFFPKASEGLKLLKMGEKQLQDSMAGGEKWMKDNGIRHLSVTETEKIVRSRVFKS